In Risungbinella massiliensis, the genomic stretch GGATGGTTATTGTGGGTAGAGTAATCCAAGCAAGTGGGGCTGGAGCCATCCCAGCACTAGGCATGATTATCGCAACTCGTTTTTTTGAATCCAAAAATCGAGGACATGCTCTTGGTTTTATCTCATCTGCTGTGGCCGTTGGCTCTGCAATGGGACCTGTCTTAGGCGGATTTATTGCCGAATATTTTGGTTGGTCGATGTTATTTTTTGTCTCAGTTGGTAGCCTGCTGGGCTTGCCTATTATGCGCAAGCTCTTACCAGACGAAGAGACACGTCCAGCACCATTTGATCTAGTAGGACTAGCCTTATTCTCCCTTACCATTTCCTCTCTCTTTTTAGGAATCAACTGGTCTAGCTGGGCACTTCTTGGTTTTATTTTGTTAGGAACTCTTTTTGTGCTTCACTCACGACGGATCACCCATCCTTTTATCAATCCACGCTTCTTTACTCACGGTCCTTATGTTCTCATTCTGGCAATGGGTTTCGCCATATTTATGTGTATGTCTATTGGAGTTTTCTTACTTCCACTAATGTTAGAAGAAGCAAACTCCCTACCTGAGAGTGAAATCGGTCTGGTCCTCTTCCCTGGAGCAATCCTCTCAGCATTTTTGGGATCTACTGCAGGAAAATGGAGTGATCACTTTGGGAGTCCAACTGTTATCCGTATGAGTTCTCTACTTATGCTAGTTGGATATCTATTATTCTCTACATTTGTTGGTGTCTCTCCTATCTTCTCTGCTATCTTTTTCTTATTGGTTTACGTTGGATTCTCTAGCAATCAATCGGCACTTAGCAACTACACATCGCAAAACCTTCCTCCTGGCGGAAGCGGTGTGGGAATGGGACTCTTTAGTATGAGTAACTTCCTAGGCAATGCGATGGGACCAGCCTTGATTGGCGACTTTTTAGAGAAAAGAATGGATCACTGGAATCCTCTTTATACCACTCAGTTTACAGCTTTTAGCAATAGCTACCTTTTGATCGCAATCGCGATGGGGAGTATCTTTTTCCTACTTCCGTGGATTCATTATGTAAAACAGCAAAGTAAAGAAGGCGTAAGACAGATTCAAATGGCTCAGAAATGATGGCTATCATGAAAAGGATCCCACTTAGAACTATCATCCAAGTAGGATCCTTTTTGTTTCATTCCATTATATAAACCATCCCTTTTCCTCCATCTACGATTACCCTATCTCCCATATTAAGCTTTGTGGTAGCATTCCCACCGACTACTGCCGGGTTACCAAGTTCTCTCACTACTATAGCTGTAACACGACGAACCTTCAGGAACTGGGTAACCGTTCTGAAACTTTCTAACAAGCATGCCACCTTTCCCACTAGCTGATACTTGCAATTCAGGAGTTAGTTCGGAAAAACTTTTTACCAAAACTCCCATACTAAATACTCCCTTTCCTACACTTCTTCTTACAAACATCCTCTTCATGTCTTTTACGGTCTCACTTATATTAAGCAATGCCTTAATGTCCCTGATCGTGATGCAAAACCAGAAGCAAGTCTCACTTCTGCTCTTTTTGGTTATTGGAATATTTTTCAGGATGTTTCTTGGCGCTAGAACATGTTATAAAAGAACATCCCAATAATTTTGCATGATCACAGCAATCAAATAAGAGAAGCAATAAGGAGGAGATACAGTAATGGAAACAGACTATAGAGGAACAAATAAAATGATTATTGGGATTGTGTTTGGTGTTATTACATTTTGGCTATTTGCACAATCAATGGTAAACGTAATTCCATCTGTCCAATCTGATTTAGGTATTTCATTAGGGACTATTAATATTGCGATCAGTTTAACAGCGTTGTTCTCTGGTCTTTTTATTGTGGCGGCTGGTGGATTAGCCGATAAAGTTGGACGAAAGAAAATTACATATCTTGGATTATGGCTCAGTGTGATTGGCTCTCTTTGTCTAATATTTGCACAAGGGCCTGTCCTATTGATAATTGGACGTGTTATACAAGGACTGTCTGCTGCTTGTATCATGCCAGCGACAATCGCATTAGTAAAATCTTATTTTGAAGGGTCAGAAAGACAACGTGCCTTAAGTTACTGGTCCATTGGATCTTGGGGCGGATCAGGTGTTTGTTCTTTCGCAGGTGGTGCAATAGCAACATACATGGGCTGGAAATGGATATTTATCTTTTCCATTATATTTACACTTTTGGCAATGGTACTTCTCAAAGACATTCCAGAAAGCAAAAGCACTCAGACCGAAACTCATCGATTTGATTATACTGGGTTCGCATTATTTTTCATCACCATACTTGCATTCAATATCGTTATTACACAAGGGCAAGATATTGGATGGACAAACCCCATTATATTAGGATTAATCGCAGTTACAATTATAGGAGCCGTTCTTTTCTTTAAAATCGAAAAAGGAATCGCAAATAGATTTATTGATTTCTCCTTGTTTCAAAACAAACCATATTCTGGAGCAACCATTTCAAACTTTTTGTTAAATGCTGTTGCAGGAACTCTTGTTGTTGCGAATACATATGTACAAGTTGGAAGAGGTTTTACCGCTTTTCAATCTGGTATGTTATCACTTGGATATTTAGTTTCTGTACTTGCTATGATTCGTGTTGGGGAAAAATTATTACAACGCACAGGCGCAAGAATGCCAATGATTGTTGGTTCTTTGATAACCACGATCGGGATCGGGATCATGGCGTTTACTTTTTTACAGGGAGCCGCTTATACCATCGTCGTATTCATTGGTTTTGCTTTATTTGGAATCGGACTCGGTATGTATGCAACTCCCTCAACCGATACAGCAGTATCGAATGCCCCTTCTGAAAAAATAGGGGAAGCTTCTGGAATTTACAAAATGGCCAGCTCACTTGGTAGTTCCATAGGTGTAGCTCTATCAGCAGCAGTATATGGTGCTTTCTCAGCTGTAGAAAGTGTTGAAGTGGCTGCATCTGCGGGTATCCTAACAAATGTTGCTTTCGCTATCCTCGCATTGCTTTCGATATTATTTACAGTTCCCAAAAAAGGCACCAAAACGTAACGGCAATATCTTAGAGAAAAGAGGCTATCGACCAGTCACTCACTATTAAAGGGAAACAACAACATGAGAAATCAATTAATGAAATTAATAAAGACCGTAAAGAAAACCAGAACCAAATCACGCTTCTGGTTCTGGTTTTCTACTAGAATGTTTTTCAGGTGACTTTGATTTATACTCGGCAAGCCAGATCCCAAAAAGTATGACTACAACTCCACTCCAACGGAACAAACTTACTTCTTCTTGTAAAAGCAACGCAGCGGCAAGGATTGCAACTGGAAGTTCTACAGAACCTAGGAGAGATGCAACTCCTGAACCTAAGTGAGGAATAGCTTTGGTAAAAAGAAAACTTGGTAAAAAAGCACCACTAATCCCGAGGATCAGCCCCCATTTCCAAAGACCCTCGATTAAGGCACCATCTGTATAAACCGTCGGGGAGTAGAGAGCGAGTATCAACATAAGACTTCCTGTATTGAGCCAAGCTCCGCGTAGGGTAGGTGGCAATCCAAGTCCGAGGCTTCCACTCGCAAATATGAAACCTGTATAACCGATTGCAGCTAAAAGGCCACATAAAAATCCGATGAGATCCAATCGATCTAACTGTCCGATCTGAATTCCAGCCGCAAAATAGGTTCCGATTAAAATGACAGACACAGAGAGCCATTTATAAGCAGATGGTGCTTGTTTGGTTCGTACTGACTCTACCACCACACCCATCCAAGTAAACTGGAATAACAAAATAATTGCTAAAGACGGTCCTAAACGTTCAATTGCAATGTAATAAACAATCGTTGTCAATGTTGGAAAAGCACCACTAATAATGAGAATCCATAATTTTTTTTTAGGATAATCCCGTATTGCTTTCCAATCTCTAAATGCAAATATCCAAAGCAACAATGTTCCAAATAAAACCTGTCCAGCTGCTACTTGAGAAGCGTTGTACCCATCTCCATAAGCAAATTTCGTAATTACTCCCGTCATTCCATAAAAAGAGGCGCCAATGAGTACATAGAGACTGGCACGTAAGCGACTCATACTCATCACATCCTTTCCTATATCATTTCCTTTTGTTCACAGAGAGAACCGCCATCTTTTGAGCATCTCACTCAAAAAAATGGCGGTTCTTCTTTGAACTTCACTATTTTACGTTATTCTTACTGAATCAGCAATATCCATACACAAGTAGCAATTTATCACATTATATATTTTATCCAATTAATTCTTCGCTGTCCTCTGTTCGTGGTGCCTCTTTGGGTAATTGTACGGAGAAAGTGGTTCCTACCCCTACTTTGCTTCGTACAGTGACAAGTCCTCCATGTGCTTGTACCAAATGCTTCACAATGGAAAGACCAAGTCCCGTCCCGCTTGAGTTATCTCTTGTACGTGCTTTATCCGCTTTATAGAAACGTTCAAAAACAAACGGTACATCCTCTTCCGGAATTCCAGTGCCAGTATCTTCTACCTCGAGATATACATAGGATTGGTCCCAAAAAGTACGAAGCGTTACCTTTCCACCATTTGGTGTATGTCGAATTGCATTACCAATCAGGTTGGTCAAGATTTGCTCCACTTTATCTTCATCCCAGAGTGTATCAGGTAGCGGATCGTGAAACTCCAATGTAACTTCCAGCTCTTGTTCTCTAGCCAGATTCTGAAATTTCCTTACTACTTTTGTGAGATAAGGCTTCATCGAAATTCGGGATAGCGAGAGTTCAATGTTCCCAGATTCCATTTTGGCCAAATCAAGTAATTCAGCAACCAAGCGGCTCATTCGAAGAGATTCATCATTTATAACTTGGGCTATCTCCCGTCGAGCTTCTGGAGTATCTGCAATATCATCTAATAGAGCCTCACTGTAGCCCTGTAACATCGACAAAGGGGTTCTAAGTTCATGGGAGATATTCGCTACAAAATCTTTGCGTAGCTTATCCAACTTGCGCTGCTCTGTTACATCCCGGAATACAGCCACAGCACCACGAAGATGATTGCGTGCATAAAGCGGCGCCATAACAAAGGCCCAAGTACGCCCTGCCTCCATTACATCCCCTGTCTGCTCTGTTTCGGAGTCCATTACCGTCTCAAAAATATGTTGTAATTTCGGTGGCAAAGAATTGCTAGCATAAGGAAAGCCCTCTACTTGCTTCCGATGCAGAGACAGGAGTCGCTCAGCAGGTGGATTGGTCAAGATCACTTTCCCATGTGCATTGAGGGAGATGACCCCGTCGATCATACTGCGGACGATACTAGTTAATTGTTCTTTTTCATGGGAGAGCAGATTAATTGATTCTTCTAACTGAGCTGCCATTCTGTTAAATGTGAGCCCTAGATCCGCAATCTCATCTCGTTCATGAGAGCGAACAAATACCCTAGTTTCCAATTCACCATGCGACATTTTATCAGCAGCCTTTTGGATCTGGATCAACGGTTGAGTAATTCGGGTAGAGAGGAAAAAAGCAAATACCGTTGTGAGAGCAATCGCGATCAAAGCAGAGTAAAAAATCCAACTTTTGATATCTTGCTCAATTAGTTGATCCTGTGCTTGATAAAAAAGGATTGCACCGGCAATATCTTTATCTTTTCCCTTTAGATAAGGAACTGCTATAAACTGAACATTGTTTTTAAGAATGGAGGAACTCTGTCCATCGTCATCTATACTTACTTTGATCGTGCCCTCGGTCGTGTTGCCTTGGAGGACCTTTTTTAGATCAACTTTTCCCTTTAACTCATTGGTGAGCTGGGAATTTTCAGTTTTGTTCTTTCCGATATTTTGTAGCGTTCCATCCGGATTAATAATACTGATATTGGTATCAAAAGCTTGAGATATTTGGTAGACCATATTGAGATATTCTGTATTGTTTGAACCAGATTTGGATATTTTCTCTTGTACATCTACTGCTAATTGCTTTAAGCTGACTCCCTGATCTTTTAGGTATGTCTTCTCTACTTGTTCACTTAAAAAAAAGGCTCAAAAGAGTAAGAACGAGCGAAACCAGTATGATGATCGTCAGCCAGAGTTTGCCTACCACACTTCGTAAAATCAATCTTTTGGCACCTCTAGCTTATATCCTACTCCCCAAACCGTCGTAATCATCGACGCTGCGACGGAAGAAGCACGATTTAGCTTTTCTCGAAGACGCTTTACGTGGGTATCAACCGTACGCAAATCTCCGAAAAATTCATAGTTCCATACATCCCGAAGGAGGGTTTCACGTGTAAACACCTTATCAGGAGACAGTGCAAGGTAATGAAGTAGTTCATACTCTTTTGGTGTCAATTGGATTGTTTGACCACCTGCACGAACTTCATGTGCATCATGATCGATTGTCAGCTCAGAAAATACAATCACATTATGAGTTTCCGTCGTCGTATTTAAGAAAGCAGTAGCTGAGGCACGCCGCAACACAGCTTTTACTCGGTGAACTAGTTCACGAGGACTAAACGGTTTGACTACATAATCATCCGTCCCTGCTTCAAATCCTTCTACACGATTAGTTTCTTCTCCACGTGCAGTTAACATAATGATTGGTGTCGCCTTTTGTTTACGAATTTCTGCACAGACGTCCAATCCATCCATTCCAGGTAACATCAAATCAAGCAAAATGAGATCAAAATCGTCGTTAAATGCCTTCTCTAAAGCAGTTTCTCCATCCTCTGCTTCATCGATCACAAAGCCTTCTCTCTCTAGGTACATCCGGAGAAGACGACGGATCCGATCTTCATCGTCTACTACTAAAATACTTTGGTTTGTTTGACCTTCCATCGTTTCACCTCACGGGGCTGTTCTTATTTTATTGTAATAGATTTATGCGTAGGAGTGCAGACCCGAAATGATGAGATTTACAACAATCAAGTTAATCATGATAATGGTAAATCCTCCAACTGCCAACCAAGCCGAGCGAGTACCGTGCCAACCACGAGACAAGCGCAAATGGAGATAGGCGCTATAGAACATCCAAGTGATAAAGGCCCATGTCTCTTTTGGATCCCATCCCCAGAAACGCCCCCAGGCTTCATGTGCCCAAATCATAGCAAAGATCAAGGCTCCTAAGGTAAAGATAGGATATCCAATCGCGATCGCCCGATAAGTGATCTCGTCTAGCAATTCATCATCTACTTTGCTTACTAATGGTGCTAGCAAACGGTGGATCGGCTTTCTCACTAGAAGGAAATAGATCGCATAAACCAGAAGTCCTGTGATGATTGCCCATATCACAGAATTTAATTTTTTGCCTGCTTGGCTTCCTTCCATCCACGAA encodes the following:
- a CDS encoding MFS transporter, whose translation is MTKEKRALILTHCFLVFFSVMNGSIFNVSLPYIAMEFQLMPSEVSWIVVGYMMTFAISTATFGKLADLYPVKRLITIGLIIFAAGSLVGYSANQFWMVIVGRVIQASGAGAIPALGMIIATRFFESKNRGHALGFISSAVAVGSAMGPVLGGFIAEYFGWSMLFFVSVGSLLGLPIMRKLLPDEETRPAPFDLVGLALFSLTISSLFLGINWSSWALLGFILLGTLFVLHSRRITHPFINPRFFTHGPYVLILAMGFAIFMCMSIGVFLLPLMLEEANSLPESEIGLVLFPGAILSAFLGSTAGKWSDHFGSPTVIRMSSLLMLVGYLLFSTFVGVSPIFSAIFFLLVYVGFSSNQSALSNYTSQNLPPGGSGVGMGLFSMSNFLGNAMGPALIGDFLEKRMDHWNPLYTTQFTAFSNSYLLIAIAMGSIFFLLPWIHYVKQQSKEGVRQIQMAQK
- a CDS encoding MFS transporter, coding for METDYRGTNKMIIGIVFGVITFWLFAQSMVNVIPSVQSDLGISLGTINIAISLTALFSGLFIVAAGGLADKVGRKKITYLGLWLSVIGSLCLIFAQGPVLLIIGRVIQGLSAACIMPATIALVKSYFEGSERQRALSYWSIGSWGGSGVCSFAGGAIATYMGWKWIFIFSIIFTLLAMVLLKDIPESKSTQTETHRFDYTGFALFFITILAFNIVITQGQDIGWTNPIILGLIAVTIIGAVLFFKIEKGIANRFIDFSLFQNKPYSGATISNFLLNAVAGTLVVANTYVQVGRGFTAFQSGMLSLGYLVSVLAMIRVGEKLLQRTGARMPMIVGSLITTIGIGIMAFTFLQGAAYTIVVFIGFALFGIGLGMYATPSTDTAVSNAPSEKIGEASGIYKMASSLGSSIGVALSAAVYGAFSAVESVEVAASAGILTNVAFAILALLSILFTVPKKGTKT
- a CDS encoding PEP-utilizing enzyme; the encoded protein is MLESFRTVTQFLKVRRVTAIVVRELGNPAVVGGNATTKLNMGDRVIVDGGKGMVYIME
- a CDS encoding EamA family transporter, which produces MSRLRASLYVLIGASFYGMTGVITKFAYGDGYNASQVAAGQVLFGTLLLWIFAFRDWKAIRDYPKKKLWILIISGAFPTLTTIVYYIAIERLGPSLAIILLFQFTWMGVVVESVRTKQAPSAYKWLSVSVILIGTYFAAGIQIGQLDRLDLIGFLCGLLAAIGYTGFIFASGSLGLGLPPTLRGAWLNTGSLMLILALYSPTVYTDGALIEGLWKWGLILGISGAFLPSFLFTKAIPHLGSGVASLLGSVELPVAILAAALLLQEEVSLFRWSGVVVILFGIWLAEYKSKSPEKHSSRKPEPEA
- a CDS encoding ATP-binding protein, whose amino-acid sequence is MVYQISQAFDTNISIINPDGTLQNIGKNKTENSQLTNELKGKVDLKKVLQGNTTEGTIKVSIDDDGQSSSILKNNVQFIAVPYLKGKDKDIAGAILFYQAQDQLIEQDIKSWIFYSALIAIALTTVFAFFLSTRITQPLIQIQKAADKMSHGELETRVFVRSHERDEIADLGLTFNRMAAQLEESINLLSHEKEQLTSIVRSMIDGVISLNAHGKVILTNPPAERLLSLHRKQVEGFPYASNSLPPKLQHIFETVMDSETEQTGDVMEAGRTWAFVMAPLYARNHLRGAVAVFRDVTEQRKLDKLRKDFVANISHELRTPLSMLQGYSEALLDDIADTPEARREIAQVINDESLRMSRLVAELLDLAKMESGNIELSLSRISMKPYLTKVVRKFQNLAREQELEVTLEFHDPLPDTLWDEDKVEQILTNLIGNAIRHTPNGGKVTLRTFWDQSYVYLEVEDTGTGIPEEDVPFVFERFYKADKARTRDNSSGTGLGLSIVKHLVQAHGGLVTVRSKVGVGTTFSVQLPKEAPRTEDSEELIG
- a CDS encoding response regulator transcription factor, encoding MEGQTNQSILVVDDEDRIRRLLRMYLEREGFVIDEAEDGETALEKAFNDDFDLILLDLMLPGMDGLDVCAEIRKQKATPIIMLTARGEETNRVEGFEAGTDDYVVKPFSPRELVHRVKAVLRRASATAFLNTTTETHNVIVFSELTIDHDAHEVRAGGQTIQLTPKEYELLHYLALSPDKVFTRETLLRDVWNYEFFGDLRTVDTHVKRLREKLNRASSVAASMITTVWGVGYKLEVPKD